A single Flavobacterium sp. 1 DNA region contains:
- a CDS encoding permease, which translates to MFDWLQYFADWLIYSLFSIEQHTKLGDALNFFVFDTLKIALLLFVITTVMGIVNSYFPVDKVRNFLSRNKLYGLEYLFASIFGVITPFCSCSSVPLFIGFVKGGIPLGITFTYLITAPLVNEVAIAIFLGAFGFKITAIYVVTGIVLGIIGGFTLGKLKLEKHLSPWVQNIIANAQTEEELEEDKQTLAHRFPDILKEAYTIVKGVAPYIIIGIAIGGLMHGFIPTGFFEAYISKENPFAVPIAVILGMPMYSNAAGVIPVIQVLAAKGVPLGTAIAFMMGVIGLSLPEAMLLKKVMNWKLITIYFGTIGFFMILSGYLFNAIL; encoded by the coding sequence ATGTTCGACTGGCTTCAATATTTTGCTGATTGGCTGATATATTCCCTTTTTTCAATTGAGCAACATACAAAATTAGGAGATGCTTTAAATTTCTTCGTATTTGACACTCTGAAAATTGCGTTATTGCTTTTTGTGATAACCACCGTAATGGGAATTGTTAATTCTTATTTTCCTGTTGATAAAGTACGTAATTTTTTAAGCCGCAATAAACTCTACGGTTTAGAATATCTGTTTGCTTCCATCTTTGGCGTTATCACGCCATTTTGCTCTTGTTCTTCCGTTCCTTTATTCATTGGCTTTGTAAAAGGAGGGATTCCGCTTGGGATTACATTTACCTATCTCATTACAGCTCCATTAGTAAACGAAGTAGCAATCGCCATCTTTTTAGGAGCTTTTGGATTTAAAATAACAGCCATTTATGTAGTGACAGGAATAGTTTTAGGTATTATTGGCGGTTTTACTCTGGGCAAATTAAAACTGGAGAAACACCTTTCTCCTTGGGTGCAAAATATTATTGCCAATGCACAAACCGAAGAAGAACTTGAAGAAGATAAACAAACATTAGCACACCGATTTCCAGACATTTTAAAAGAAGCCTACACTATTGTTAAAGGAGTTGCACCCTATATCATTATCGGTATTGCCATTGGCGGACTGATGCACGGGTTTATTCCAACGGGCTTTTTTGAAGCTTATATCAGCAAAGAAAATCCTTTTGCGGTGCCAATAGCCGTAATTTTGGGTATGCCAATGTACAGTAATGCTGCAGGAGTTATTCCAGTCATACAAGTGCTGGCAGCCAAAGGTGTTCCGCTTGGAACTGCAATCGCATTTATGATGGGAGTTATTGGCTTGTCATTACCGGAAGCAATGCTTTTGAAAAAAGTAATGAACTGGAAATTAATAACAATTTACTTTGGAACCATTGGCTTCTTTATGATTTTATCTGGTTATTTATTTAATGCAATCTTATGA
- a CDS encoding DinB family protein, whose product MKTQTQLFLDLWQEARTRFTNQIENITKQDLVKKLDTAPNSVGFLIRHIGDVELLFAKNVFGEANVKVVAKTLIEKHDTGEWTNLQELKDYIAYSFESLKSIVEKQTDDDWEIVISTNEFGAKTKAEAFGRIISHTAYHAGQMAIVNKYGTN is encoded by the coding sequence ATGAAAACACAAACACAGCTTTTCCTTGATCTCTGGCAGGAAGCCCGAACAAGGTTTACCAACCAAATCGAAAATATAACAAAACAGGATTTAGTGAAAAAGCTAGATACTGCTCCAAACTCCGTTGGTTTTCTTATCCGTCATATTGGCGATGTAGAACTTCTTTTTGCCAAAAATGTATTTGGTGAAGCCAATGTAAAAGTAGTGGCTAAAACACTAATTGAGAAACACGATACAGGTGAGTGGACAAATCTTCAGGAGTTAAAAGATTATATAGCGTATTCCTTTGAATCTTTAAAATCCATAGTGGAAAAACAAACTGATGACGACTGGGAAATTGTGATTTCCACAAACGAATTTGGCGCAAAAACCAAAGCCGAAGCTTTTGGCAGAATAATTTCACATACGGCTTATCATGCTGGACAAATGGCTATCGTCAATAAATATGGAACAAATTAA
- a CDS encoding nitrophenyl compound nitroreductase subunit ArsF family protein translates to MKKSILTSVLATLILLFVSYNGNAQTKTAAEKNNSTATIQVIQFHSEHRCMTCNKIEELARVALKKYPSIPFSLVNADDKKNEKLCTQFEAYGSSLFLYNTKSKKIKNLTEMAFMNAGDQEKFIKEFNKNMGAFLKS, encoded by the coding sequence ATGAAGAAAAGCATTTTAACATCCGTTTTAGCAACCCTAATATTGCTATTTGTTTCTTATAATGGAAATGCTCAAACAAAAACAGCTGCTGAAAAAAATAATTCGACAGCAACTATCCAAGTGATTCAATTTCACTCGGAACACCGTTGTATGACCTGCAACAAAATCGAAGAATTAGCTAGGGTTGCTTTAAAAAAATATCCTTCAATTCCGTTTTCTTTGGTCAATGCCGACGACAAAAAGAACGAAAAATTATGTACCCAATTTGAAGCTTACGGAAGCTCCTTGTTTCTTTACAATACCAAATCCAAAAAAATAAAGAATTTAACCGAAATGGCTTTTATGAATGCGGGAGATCAAGAAAAATTTATCAAGGAATTTAATAAAAACATGGGCGCTTTCTTAAAATCATAG